The window GCCACACTCaactgctccttcagctccaacGCCCACTTCAACCTGTCGGATCTGACGGTTTTCTGGCAGCTGACAGACACCAAGCGCAGCGTGCACGGTTACACAGAGGGACGCGACCAGCTGGTGGACCAGGCCGAGGCCTTCGCCAACCGCACCAGCCTGTTCCCCTCTCAGCTGGGCCTGGGCAACGCCTCGCTCCTGTtgaaggaggtgggggtggtggacGAGGGCAGCTATACCTGCTTCGTCAGGGTGCAGGActacagcagtgctgctctgctcctgcaggtggCTGGTGAGTCCACTTCCGACGCTCCGTTTCCCTTCTTTCTGGTTCCCGCTTCGCTATTTCATTAAGAATCATGAAACTACACACAAGGTGGTCTAAATAATGTTACTGATAACGGTTGAGTTGGTGGAGTACTCGTGTAAATGATTTACTGGGCTTTAGTACTGAGATGGGTACAGCTTTCTCCTGATGTGAGGCGATCATCTTCTATTAAGCTTCTGTGGTGAAGTAAATCctaattttaaatatataactaTAAATAATAAACCCAATGTATCCCCCCTCTCTAGTTTGcaatgcatttttttctgtaATTGGTCTCTAAGCCCAAGCCTAGAGAAGTCCTGCCCTGACATAATCAGGGTTAGTTTCCTCAGATTGAACAAAAGTCCCCCAGAGCAACGGGGAATATTCTGCAATTATTTTTCTCACACGCAGGTTTTCACTCACGTTGCCCACTAGATTAGAAGATCATTATGAAGGTTTCAGGAGTGATGCAAATTGAATGTTGTGGTTTCGGAGATCCTGTTTGATATATTGACCTGATAATTGCCAAATGCTGTTTAATGAGCTCATGTTTGCAGCCTACCATCACTGCACCTGGAAACAATTGAGCGGAACGGGATTTGACCTCGACGCTAATGCACACATTTAGGCTAGCAATTTAGCTTTGCAATGAACGGCATTCTACAGTCACCTCTGGAGAAGGTGATTTGCGACCATTTCCATTTCACGAGCCCTTAACTGCTGATAAACTGTATCTCCGAGTCTCCGGAAGAGTGTTTTTGGTCAATAAGTCCTGATTGTGGTCTCTGTCATGGTCAATATCTGCTGACTTTGATTATTAGCTGTTGCTATGGTCAATCAGCCAGCGCGAACATCTTCTCTGCCGCGCGACTGCCTTGCCCACCTTCACATCCGAGAGCCTTTTATTTACTGATAATGATCCTGTGTGCCATTCCCCCCTTCTCCCAATTCTATATCTGTTGTGAGATTGCTCTCCTATTCTCTGAGGACGCATGCCTATTAGGCGGTGTTAAtgaataacacccccccccctaactgggaagagagaaaacaatgcCTCCAACAGTGACAAATTGGGTTCATTTTGTGCATGACTTATATAGACCTCTATATTTAGACAACATTTACAGTTACATTGTAGAATTCCTGCATGCTGTGCagggaggaaatgaaaggaggCCTCGGTGGAAATCTCCCTGTCAATCAAATGGACAACCGGGAAAGTCGGTGTGTTTTTATGCCAAATGTGGAAAGTTGACTTTTGAAAAAGCAGCCCAAAGTTGATTCCACTCACCTTCAGCTCCACCCCATTGTTCCCCGTATGATGATTGGTTCTGGGAACGAGTCTTCCTCGCCACCTCCGCGCTCCCGATTTAGCCCCAAGGCGCTGCAGAAACATGGTTTCATCCAAGTTTGATGACCCACCCCTCACCTCCATCTGTCTGGGATCTCCCGTACCACAGGCTGAACTGTCCCAAATCTCTGAGTCGTCAGTTTCTTCGCTCTCCATTTTCCACCTTGCACCTGATTTCCTTCCTGGAAATGGCCCAATGCCGTGGCTCTGCAGATAGAGTTAGAGCGCAGGGATGCAGCGTCAGGATGTgccacagatgctgctgcctgtgtgtgtgtgagaccttaAGCACTGTGTTATGCTAAGCTCCCTAAATATAATTAAGAATTTAATGGGAATCATGTCAAACTGTTCCCAGGGTGACTCTCACTGCAGCGAATCTAACTAATGTCGGTTTGTGTCTGCTTATCCTCTCCCCATCCTCACCCACCCCATGCAACATCTTTCCtacctccctcacttcctgaaccccccctttccccccctgtTTTTCAGCTTTTTACTCCAAGCCCGTTGTGACTTTGGAGCCTGAATCCAATTTGCGTCCAGGCGATGAAGTGGCCCTGACTTGTGTGGCCTACGGTGGTTACCCTCAGGCCGACGTGATTTGGCAGGATGGAAGTGGTCGCAACCTGACAGACAACATCACAAATTCAGTGGTGGCCAACGAGGAAGGGCTCTTCACTATGACCAGCGTGCTCACGGTTGTGCTGGAGCCCAACAGCACCTACAGCTGCCGGCTGATCAATCCACTCCTGGGCGAAGAAGGCAACGCGTTTGTCACAATCACAGGTGGGTGATCTCTATCTTCGTAAGCAGCTTCTGGGGCTTTCAGTCAACGTTGCAACCTCCGTTCCTGTGCAACATAAACAAGCTAATGCTCGCAGCCTAGCCTCTCGAAGATCAGCGTGCCCCAGCTGAGGTTAATCTTGTTTCGACTCGTGCGTAGACGCGATCTTGTTCAACCCAAGAAGTAACTAATCGATCCATCAGTTGAATTTAATAGTGAGGCAATTAagcattgtttttttattttttttttttattctgccGTTGTCTGGCTGTGCCGACTAGCAGCCCACCGTCGACAAAATTAAATGTCCAATCACGGTTCAATAACTATAACCCTGCAGGTCCTGTTTCTCCATCAAATTACAGCAGTGTGGGGTGATTTCCCCAAGGATGGTAAAATAGCAATTCATTACATggttagaaaaaaaacccaacgcATTATTAAAAATCGAGTTAGGCGAAGTGATCGGTTTCCTAGAACAGAGGCACGACCTCCTGCTCGGTCAGACTTTGCTTCTCGCCGAGGTGTGTTTTTGACTCCGCGTTGCACGGGAGGCGTCCCCTCTGCTTTAGCTAAGAAGATTGAGAGAACTGCTTCGGAGTTTCGGCGGTGGCTTTTGGTTGTGACACGCATCTTCACAGCCTCAAGCAAGGAAGTGTCGACTTGGACTTTGGATTAAACTACAAGCTGCGAGGGAATTGAATCTGCATTAATTGCTTGCGACTAAATAAAACGAATGGTCTTCtccacccgcccccccccatccgccTGGGTTCCCTCCTGTGTGCGCTGTGTTTAGTGCACGAAGCGGCTTGTACGGTGCGCCAAGGCCGAGCCTCTAATGGGAGCAGCGCTGTGTGAAATGGCTCATAAATAAGCAGAGGTGGCTTGAGTCGCCTCTCTAGACTGGAGCCGTTGCTAGAAGTTGGGCTGTTGAGGCAGAGgtcacagcagaggtcagagtgtGCTGCTCCACTGGGCTGGGAAATGACTGGGCTGTCTGGAAACAGCATGGCCGACTGGCAGCGCAGGCTTACTGGAGTGCTCGGGGAGGGTGGCCTTTCTAACAGTTTGGTCAGCCTCTTTCAAAATAGTGCGGATAACCAGTCGGAGCGCCCATTAAAGGAGCTGGAAGGCATTAAACATAGGAAAAATGAAATACGACTGTAAGGCGGTCGTGTTGAAGTAGTCTGTGGCTGTTATTACCCTTTAACCTTTAGCTGGATCGATGTGGTGTTTGAGGTCTGGCTGAAATAGATCTGATTGTTTTCCTCCCTTTGATGTCCCTCATTTTGGAAAGCCGCAATATCGTTTTTATGTTTTCCCTCGTGGGATACACAAATCAAGGTGAAACGGGAGGtgatttcattattatttatcgCTCTGCTTCCGTCGCATCGTTTCGCCCCACAGACCCGGTTGTTCAAATCACCTTTGTCGTCGGTTACCGAGGACGTTCCTCACGTGGTTACGCATCAGCACAAATCATGGAATTGTTTAAACTACCCGGTACAATATCAAGCATCACATAAATTCTCCAAACTTTAAGTCAGGAAGCTCAAATGATCCCAAACACTTTGAGGCTTTGGTATTGCGGAGCGCTGCTCTGGTGATGAATCTGTGTTGCTGCGATTCTATATTAGCTAAAATATGCATCAGCATGGTTGAAAAGTCTGGACACACTGAAAGATGAAGGACATTATCCTCCCTGATGACCTGTGGGTCGTTTACGACAGCAGAAGTGCATCGTGGGTGATGAGCCGTGGACAGATGAAATAGCTAAATAAGAAGAAAACTCACAGAGGCTGATTCTTAATTGGGTAATTCACAGATTAAAACCTTTCTCAAACTTGAAATGAAATGTCAGGTAATGCTGTTTTGGGATTCGACGCTTTGGTGTTCTCGATCTATGAACGTGCTAATGTTCCCTCATCGTTCCGCTTGCCTGCACGCCAGGTCCTACCTGCACGCCAGGTCCTACCTGCACGCCAGGTCCTACCTGCACGCCAGGTCCTACCTGCACGCCAGGTCCTACCTGCACGCCAGGTCCTACCTGCACGCCAGGTCCTACCTGCTCTGTCACTGACCAGGGTGAGACCAAGCTCCATAACAAGCTAACGCACCAGAAAGTAAAGTTTCACTTTTCCTCCCACCTGCGCTACGTTAATCCTCACACACGAGTCGCCGGGAACGCTTCCCCTGCGTTATCTAAAGGCCTGAATCTCCGTCCACAGCGTGGGTTCCAACGCCCAAAGGACCAGAACTTTAGATTCTCCATTCTCTCTCTGGGATCCTTTAGTGAAGTTGTTGAGAAGCGTAATTGAAAGAGTTCAGGCGCTCCCGTCTCTGTTCCCCCCTGTAACCACGACACGTTATCTGTTATTCTTGGTGCTAAGTAAACCTCTGATAGATGCTTTATTCGGGGAAACCTGGGACGAATCCAAAATAATAACTTTCCCAAAAAAAGCTGAAAGCTCAAACTGTCTCCAGCTGTAGACGGCTCATCAATTAAAGGCCCGCTATCTGTTGCCGTGGTTCACTTTTCCAGAAGTTTTCCTCTCACAGATGAATGCGACCACAGTTGTTTCAGGTGTCTGCACGCTCCTCGGAAACACCAGCACTGCCTGATAACGGCCCGAGGCCCATTTCTTGTTCCTTTCCTGTGCCTTAATACTTATTTGAAACAACTTTACATTTGCATATGCTTACAGCTGGTGTGTGTTAAGCAGCGTCTGTAATTATTCCTGACCCAGAACTCCTCTCCGGGAGTCGCAGGCTCTGCGACGCGACGGTTGATGTGGCTCTCTGTGCACAATTAGAAACACGCCACATCGCGCATCCCGGGAACGGGTGAAATCTGCTTAACGCGCCGTAGCTGCCAGGAGGGCGTGAAGGAAagcagagaggagcggagagaaCGGACGGGGAAGCGTGCTGAAATTTCACAACCGCCTCCGTTTGAGAAATCGCCGCGGTGATTCAAATGTCTCCCCGGTCCAACTGGAGTTTTGAAAGGATAATCTGGAGAGAATGAACCCCTCGCCCAGCGTAGAGCAGCGGGACCGTCGTCCACGGTTGTCCTGATCCAGTCACCACCAGTTTAACCAGCGCTCCAGGAGAAGCGGGACATGCACGTGTGCCTTCACCCTATAAAATCGGACAGTCTGGGGATGCTTATTTTATAAACGGGCCCAGCGTGGCTCTGCTGGAGCCCTGGAATGGGCCCTGCTTTGCTGGGTTGTGATAGATTTTGCAGCGGGCAGCAGTGCTTAGTTACAGCCAGAGCCACAGAACAGCTGGTATTAATGAACAGACCAGTGATGGAAGGGAGCAGATTCCGTCCTCAAATGAACCGTGGCTTGTCTGGGTGCCTactggtccccctcctccccccttcctcctcctcctccacctgtctcCATGGCTCGCACGGTCTCACAGCCAACACTGACCTCTTTGTTCcccttaaaaaaaatatttgaattttGGGGGGTGGAGAGGCGGAGTCCCGTCATTTTTACTGATCCGTTTTCTGAAAATGGCGCTTTAGCGATGCGGCTCGTCTGTGCAATTGTTACAGTAGGTCGTCTAATGGCTGGGATCCGGGACCTGTCATCCAGCACCCACTTACAGCACTGCCCCCACTCCGTCTGCCTGCTCTCCCGATGAGAACGGTGCCAATTCCCAGGCGTCACATGTGAGGATAGAGATGTATTGTATAGCGTCGGGGGAAGGGGcgggggggagacagagagatgaggcctaaagataaagagagaggaaaCGGAGTTAGGAAGGGGCGAGGGAGGATGACAGAAAGCAAGATGAGGAGCAAATGTTTGCTGAGCTCAGACTTGTAGCGCCGCAGCCTGACAGGCAGGAGTCTTACGGAGGGAAATTAGCCCATGTGATGCGGAAGGCATTCCTGGCTACCTGATGTGGACGTGGTTATCACTGGGAGCTGTGCAGGAAGAGCCTCCCAGATTGGTTccgccgctgcagctcagcctaCGTGGCTTCATGCTTCCCATGCTAACCAGCGTAAAGACGCTGTATGTGTCAGAGACCGGCCGACCTTTTTATCTAAACTGTATATTGAtcaaggccttttttttttaaaaaatcctcgGCTGTTTTCATCATTAGGAACTCGTCAATAATCAATGCTACACAATGATAACACTGTGCACGGATACGTGGGGTAAATGTTCCAGTTTCACTTTTGGTTTGAGcat is drawn from Takifugu flavidus isolate HTHZ2018 chromosome 2, ASM371156v2, whole genome shotgun sequence and contains these coding sequences:
- the cd276 gene encoding CD276 antigen; this translates as MLSLLLTTILAVQATAVMEVTVPEQPVVALHGRDATLNCSFSSNAHFNLSDLTVFWQLTDTKRSVHGYTEGRDQLVDQAEAFANRTSLFPSQLGLGNASLLLKEVGVVDEGSYTCFVRVQDYSSAALLLQVAAFYSKPVVTLEPESNLRPGDEVALTCVAYGGYPQADVIWQDGSGRNLTDNITNSVVANEEGLFTMTSVLTVVLEPNSTYSCRLINPLLGEEGNAFVTITGQNVTFPPVALWVTVGLAVCLFVLLIALAAVCRRKIKESCEEARREAEEAKELEEEESKTAMTLLQS